The following coding sequences are from one Apodemus sylvaticus chromosome X, mApoSyl1.1, whole genome shotgun sequence window:
- the Trpc5os gene encoding putative uncharacterized protein TRPC5OS, with protein MESVSIPALVAGLIDCVAQLIRIAEELLQFISQEQVPSVQQNARVEEAEAAAPPPEEEPLPDLAELSDLESILSVGEDEDLILDMDEAMIDINEIYEDILPAIKDDTESE; from the coding sequence ATGGAATCTGTGTCAATCCCTGCACTGGTTGCTGGACTTATTGATTGTGTAGCCCAGCTGATAAGAATAGCCGAGGAGCTATTACAGTTCATCTCGCAGGAACAAGTTCCTTCTGTGCAACAGAATGCTAGAgtggaagaggcagaagcagctgCGCCGCCTCCTGAGGAAGAACCCCTACCGGATCTTGCGGAACTTTCCGATCTAGAATCAATCCTTTCAGTAGGAGAAGATGAAGACCTAATCCTTGACATGGATGAAGCTATGATAGATATCAACGAGATATATGAGGATATACTTCCTGCCATAAAGGATGATACAGAAAGCGAgtga